In Musa acuminata AAA Group cultivar baxijiao chromosome BXJ2-10, Cavendish_Baxijiao_AAA, whole genome shotgun sequence, a genomic segment contains:
- the LOC104000428 gene encoding caffeic acid 3-O-methyltransferase, producing the protein MEPTNGMLKAVSEEEEEAYMYALKLTSASVLPMTLKAAIELELLEIIARAGPQAKLSPDDIVASLPSENPKAADEVDRILRLLAAYGIVDCAVEAAAADGGSSRKYSMTPLCKLLTKDEAGVSMASLCLLMQDKVHMGSWYCLKNAILHGGVPFDIAYGMTAFEYQGVDPRFNKVFNEAMKGQSTMITNRLLQIYHSFDDVKTLVDVGGGIGVSLHMITTKYPHIKAINFDLPHVISDAPPFLGVEHVIGDMFTSVPSGDAILLKWVLHDWSDDHCAKILKNCWKALPQKGKVIVVELILPTLPKPTTKAQCAFHADLAMLAFNPGGKERTEEEFEAMAKAAGFSGFNATYVFACAWVMELIK; encoded by the exons ATGGAGCCAACGAACGGGATGCTGAAGGCGGtctccgaggaggaggaggaggcctacATGTACGCCTTGAAGCTGACGAGCGCCTCCGTTCTCCCCATGACTCTCAAAGCGGCCATCGAGCTCGAGCTGTTGGAGATCATCGCCCGCGCCGGTCCGCAGGCGAAGCTGAGCCCCGACGACATCGTGGCCTCGTTGCCCAGCGAGAACCCGAAGGCGGCCGACGAGGTGGACCGAATCCTCCGCTTGCTTGCAGCCTACGGCATCGTCGACTGCGCGGTCGAGGCTGCTGCCGCCGACGGTGGATCTTCCCGGAAGTACAGCATGACACCCCTCTGCAAGCTTCTGACCAAGGATGAGGCCGGTGTGTCCATGGCTTCTTTGTGCTTGCTGATGCAGGATAAGGTCCACATGGGAAGCTG GTACTGTTTGAAGAATGCAATCCTACATGGTGGTGTTCCCTTCGACATAGCATATGGAATGACAGCGTTCGAGTATCAAGGTGtcgatccaagattcaacaaggtATTTAATGAGGCTATGAAAGGCCAATCGACCATGATAACCAATAGGCTATTACAGATCTATCATAGCTTCGATGACGTGAAGACGCTTGTTGATGTTGGTGGTGGCATCGGTGTTTCCCTTCACATGATCACCACCAAGTATCCTCACATCAAGGCCATTAACTTCGACCTCCCACATGTCATCTCCGATGCACCACCTTTCCTAG GAGTAGAGCATGTTATTGGAGACATGTTTACAAGTGTTCCATCAGGTGATGCCATTTTATTGAAG TGGGTTCTTCATGATTGGAGTGATGATCACTGTGCAAAGATACTGAAGAACTGTTGGAAGGCTTTGCCACAGAAAGGAAAGGTGATAGTGGTGGAGTTGATCCTCCCAACACTTCCCAAACCTACAACAAAAGCCCAGTGTGCATTCCATGCAGACCTTGCAATGCTGGCTTTCAATCCTGGAGGAAAAGAGAGGACTGAGGAGGAGTTTGAAGCCATGGCAAAGGCAGCAGGGTTTTCTGGGTTTAATGCTACTTATGTGTTTGCTTGTGCTTGGGTCATGGAGCTGATAAAATAG
- the LOC135624546 gene encoding chaperonin CPN60-2, mitochondrial-like produces the protein MYRAISSLASKARVARGSGGQIGSRLGWSRNYAAKDIRFGVEARALMLKGVEDLADAVKVTMGPKGRNVVIEQSFGAPKVTKDGVTVAKSIEFKDRIKNMGASLVKQVANATNDVAGDGTTCATILTRAIFSEGCKSVAAGMNAMDLRRGITMAVDAVVTNLKSRARMISTSEEIAQVGTISANGEREIGELIAKAMEKVGKEGVITVADGKTLYNELEVVEGMKLDRGYISPYFITDQKNQRCELEDPLILIHEKKISSINAVVKVLELALKRQRPLLIVAEDVESDALATLILNKLRAGIKVCAVKAPGFGENRKASLQDLATLTGGSVITEELGMNLEKVEFDMLGTCKKVSISKDDTVVLDGAGDKKALEERCEQIRSAIEVSTSDYDKEKLQERLAKLSGGVAVLKIGGASEIEVGEKKDRVTDALNATKAAVEEGIVPGGGVALLYASRELDKLQTANFDQKIGVQIIQNALKSPAHTIASNAGVEGAVVVGKLLEQENPDLGYDAAKGEYVDLVKSGIIDPLKVIRTALVDAASVSSLMTTTEAVVVELPKDEKETPPMGPGMGGMDY, from the exons ATGTATCGGGCCATTTCCTCCCTCGCCTCCAAAGCCCG GGTCGCCAGAGGCAGCGGCGGACAG ATCGGAAGTAGACTTGGCTGGAGTCGAAACTATGCTGCAAAGGACATCAGATTTGGAGTGGAGGCTCGTGCTTTGATGCTTAAGGGTGTGGAAGATCTCGCTGATGCGGTGAAAGTGACCATGGGCCCGAAG GGGCGCAATGTTGTTATTGAACAAAGCTTTGGTGCCCCCAAAGTTACAAAAGATGGTGTCACTGTTGCAAAGAGCATCGAGTTCAAGGACAGAATAAAGAATATGGGGGCCAGCCTTGTGAAGCAGGTCGCCAATGCAACCAATGATGTTGCTGGTGATG GGACAACTTGTGCTACCATCCTTACAAGAGCAATATTTTCTGAAGGGTGTAAGTCGGTGGCAGCTGGAATGAATGCAATGGATTTGAGACGTGGCATTACAATGGCTGTTGATGCTGTGGTGACTAACTTGAAGAGCAGAGCAAGAATGATTAGTACCTCAGAGGAGATAGCCCAG GTTGGTACAATATCAGCTAATGGAGAAAGAGAAATTGGTGAACTAATTGCAAAAGCAATGGAGAAAGTTGGCAAAGAGGGAGTCATAACAGTTGCT GATGGGAAAACCCTATACAATGAACTCGAAGTCGTTGAAGGAATGAAACTCGACAGAGGCTACATATCACCCTATTTTATTACTGATCAAAAGAATCAAAGATGT GAACTTGAAGATCCTCTTATTTTAATACACGAGAAGAAAATTTCAAGCATCAATGCAGTTGTCAAGGTGTTAGAATTGGCTTTGAAG AGACAGAGGCCTTTGCTAATTGTGGCAGAAGACGTAGAAAGTGATGCACTGGCGACCCTAATTCTTAATAAGCTTCGTGCCGGGATTAAG GTTTGTGCTGTGAAGGCCCCTGGTTTTGGGGAGAACAGGAAGGCTAGTTTGCAAGATCTTGCTACTCTCACCGGCGGATCT GTTATAACAGAAGAACTTGGTATGAACCTTGAGAAAGTTGAGTTTGACATGCTTGGCACGTGCAAAAAG GTGTCAATCTCAAAAGATGACACTGTAGTTCTTGATGGAGCCGGTGACAAAAAGGCTCTCGAAGAGAGATGTGAGCAG ATACGATCTGCAATTGAAGTAAGCACGTCAGACTATGACAAAGAGAAGCTGCAAGAGAGGTTGGCGAAACTTTCTGGTGGAGTTGCTGTGCTCAAG ATTGGAGGAGCAAGTGAAATAGAAGTTGGTGAGAAGAAAGACAGAGTCACAGATGCGTTAAATGCAACTAAGGCTGCGGTTGAAGAGGGAATTGTACCAG GTGGTGGTGTTGCACTTCTTTATGCATCTAGAGAGCTGGATAAGTTGCAGACTGCCAACTTTGACCAAAAGATTGGTGTCCAAATAATTCAGAATGCTTTGAAG TCTCCAGCGCATACAATTGCTTCCAATGCTGGAGTAGAGGGGGCTGTGGTTGTTGGCAAGCTGTTGGAACAAGAGAATCCAGACCTTGGTTATGATGCAGCCAAAG GGGAGTATGTAGACCTGGTGAAATCCGGTATAATTGACCCATTGAAGGTCATTAGGACTGCATTGGTGGATGCTGCGAG CGTTTCTTCTTTGATGACCACCACTGAAGCTGTTGTGGTTGAACTTCCAAAGGATGAGAAGGAGACCCCACCGATGGGACCTGGCATGGGAGGAATGGACTACTAA
- the LOC104000427 gene encoding haloacid dehalogenase-like hydrolase domain-containing protein At2g33255: MSSLSASIPAEDGCGGAGVRAKRGRLRGLVFDMDGTLTVPVIDFGAMYRAVLGEEGYAAHRAARASAGGVDILHHIESWAPQEQQRAYEIIAHFERQGLDRLQIMPGASELCRYLDSRQIRRGLITRNVNMAVDIFHQRFGMEFVPALSREFRPYKPDPAPLLHVCSIWDVPPSEVMMIGDSLRDDVVCGKRAGAFTCLLDETGRYDSPDSYTDDIRPDFKVSSLSQVLSLLETHFDLMPQPQTT; this comes from the exons ATGTCGTCGTTGTCCGCCTCGATCCCCGCCGAAGATGGCTGCGGTGGCGCGGGAGTTAGAGCCAAGAGGGGGCGGCTGCGGGGCCTGGTGTTCGACATGGACGGGACGCTGACGGTGCCTGTGATCGACTTCGGCGCCATGTACCGGGCCGTGCTAGGGGAGGAGGGATACGCAGCCCACCGCGCCGCCAGAGCCTCCGCCGGTGGCGTCGACATCCTCCATCATATCGAGTCGTGGGCACCTCAGGAGCAGCAGCGTGCGTACGAGATCATCGCCCACTTTGAGCGTCAGGGTCTCGATCGCCTCCAGATCATGCCCG GTGCTTCGGAACTTTGCAGGTACCTGGACTCTAGGCAAATAAG GAGAGGTTTGATAACTCGCAATGTCAACATGGCAGTTGATATATTTCATCAACGGTTTGGG ATGGAATTTGTCCCTGCACTAAGTAGGGAATTTCGTCCTTATAAGCCAGATCCAGCTCCTTTGTTGCATGTATGTTCAATATGGGATGTTCCTCCAAGTGAAGTCATGATGATTGGTGACAGCCTCCGGGATGAT GTGGTTTGTGGGAAGCGAGCAGGAGCTTTCACATGCTTGCTTGACGAAACAGGGAGGTATGACTCTCCTGACTCTTACACTGATGATATAAGACCAGACTTCAAGGTATCATCACTTTCCCAAGTGCTTTCTTTGCTGGAAACCCATTTCGATTTGATGCCACAACCTCAGACGACTTAG